A stretch of Methanocalculus natronophilus DNA encodes these proteins:
- a CDS encoding L-lactate MFS transporter — protein sequence MQETHIFGLPAERGRWIFVLIGLIINICLGSIYAWSVFVAPLTEHLAQELQMTVTTGEVLMPFSIFLAAFAIAMPLAGRYIDTWGPRKTTIVGGLLTGLGWLLASTVTSIQLPITPVEMLYIVYGVIGGAGVGIAYGVPVALATRWFPDRRGFAVGLALLGFGFSAFISANIAGYLIPAIGVMDTFRVFGAAFLIIILVCSMPLRFPKEGWRPSGWTPPPSAAETCECDRSMMIRTPTFYGLWICYFIGCLAGLMAISIAQPVGVEVVGITPVLATALVGVFAIFNGGGRPVFGWLTDLLNPPRAAVISFVLIGAASLMLWQVQSELTYIVAFCLLWGCLGGWLAIAPTATARYFGTCDYPRCYGLVFLAYGAGAIAGPQLAAFIRDSTGSYIGVFPYIALLAVFGAIIGFFLLRPVQNSS from the coding sequence ATGCAGGAAACACACATATTCGGACTTCCGGCAGAGCGAGGACGATGGATCTTTGTACTTATAGGTCTGATCATCAATATCTGTCTTGGAAGCATCTATGCCTGGAGCGTCTTTGTTGCGCCCCTCACCGAACATTTGGCACAGGAACTTCAAATGACGGTGACAACAGGCGAAGTCCTGATGCCGTTCTCCATATTCCTGGCAGCATTTGCAATTGCAATGCCGCTTGCGGGGAGATATATCGATACCTGGGGACCCAGGAAGACGACGATTGTTGGTGGTCTTCTGACGGGACTTGGGTGGCTGCTCGCCTCGACGGTGACATCCATCCAGCTGCCGATAACTCCGGTTGAGATGCTCTACATCGTATATGGTGTCATCGGCGGTGCTGGTGTCGGTATTGCCTATGGAGTGCCGGTTGCGCTGGCCACCCGCTGGTTCCCTGACAGGCGGGGCTTTGCAGTCGGCCTTGCCCTCCTTGGTTTTGGTTTCTCGGCATTTATATCAGCAAATATCGCAGGCTACCTGATCCCGGCAATCGGTGTGATGGACACATTCCGGGTCTTTGGAGCAGCATTTCTGATCATTATCCTGGTCTGCTCGATGCCGCTTCGCTTCCCAAAGGAGGGATGGAGACCATCCGGGTGGACACCCCCGCCATCGGCAGCAGAAACCTGTGAATGCGACCGATCCATGATGATCAGAACACCAACATTCTACGGTCTCTGGATCTGCTACTTCATCGGCTGTCTCGCAGGCTTAATGGCAATCTCGATTGCACAACCTGTCGGGGTCGAAGTTGTTGGGATCACGCCAGTCCTTGCAACCGCCCTCGTCGGGGTCTTTGCGATCTTCAATGGAGGCGGCCGCCCCGTCTTTGGCTGGCTGACTGATCTGCTCAATCCACCAAGGGCAGCAGTCATCTCCTTCGTCCTGATCGGGGCAGCATCACTCATGCTCTGGCAGGTACAGTCTGAGCTGACCTATATCGTGGCGTTCTGCCTGCTCTGGGGCTGTCTTGGAGGCTGGCTTGCCATTGCACCAACGGCAACGGCACGGTACTTCGGGACCTGCGACTATCCGCGGTGTTATGGCCTGGTCTTCCTCGCCTATGGTGCAGGAGCAATTGCCGGTCCACAGCTTGCAGCGTTTATCAGGGACTCAACAGGAAGCTATATCGGTGTCTTCCCCTACATCGCTCTGCTTGCAGTTTTCGGAGCGATCATCGGCTTCTTCCTGCTCAGGCCCGTTCAGAACAGCAGTTGA
- a CDS encoding DEAD/DEAH box helicase, giving the protein MEDPKKFSDFSISQDLLKAIADMGFEEATPIQTMALPLILEGRDITGQAQTGTGKTAAFGIPTIDSIDPMDRTVQALVLAPTRELAIQIAEEFARFGQYKKGLSIVPVYGGQPIERQFRALRAGAQIVIGTPGRIMDHLERKTLSISHVRFVILDEADQMLDMGFREDIAYILGMTPKKRQTLLFSATMPPEILDLSKRYQQDPKFIRVVHGEMTVPQIEQCYLEVKEREKLDVLCKLIDIHNPDLAMVFCNTKRAVDDVTQRLQARGYFADALHGDMKQVQRDRVMGKFRKRSIDILVATDVAARGLDISEIDFVFNYDVPQDVEYYIHRIGRTARAGRAGRSISFVAPKEIYKLREIQRFAKVKINRLPIPTTSDVEESQASSLIERVKDVNATGLGERYIPHIEQALEEGLTCIEIATALMKIHLSGRAGDIGADGSDAGPIEPGMARIRISIGKDKDIRAKDIVGAIAGETGLPGKSIGAIEIFDHHSYVDIPADKAQEVISVMKDRTIRGFSVEMTKLERKK; this is encoded by the coding sequence ATGGAAGACCCGAAAAAATTCTCAGATTTTTCAATATCCCAGGACCTCCTCAAGGCCATTGCGGATATGGGCTTTGAAGAGGCAACACCAATCCAGACGATGGCACTTCCTTTGATCCTTGAAGGCCGTGACATCACTGGACAGGCACAGACAGGAACAGGGAAGACTGCCGCGTTTGGCATCCCCACAATTGACAGCATCGATCCGATGGACAGGACCGTACAGGCGCTGGTTTTAGCGCCAACGCGGGAACTGGCAATCCAGATAGCAGAAGAGTTTGCACGGTTTGGCCAGTATAAAAAAGGCCTCTCCATCGTCCCGGTCTACGGGGGCCAGCCTATTGAGCGCCAGTTCCGTGCACTCCGGGCAGGCGCCCAGATTGTCATCGGCACACCCGGCCGGATCATGGACCACCTTGAACGGAAGACCCTCTCAATCTCGCACGTTCGCTTTGTCATCCTGGATGAGGCAGACCAGATGCTCGATATGGGATTCAGGGAGGATATTGCATATATTCTCGGGATGACTCCAAAGAAGAGGCAGACCCTCCTCTTCTCGGCAACGATGCCACCGGAGATCCTTGATCTCTCAAAGAGATATCAGCAGGATCCGAAGTTCATCCGGGTTGTTCACGGTGAGATGACCGTTCCCCAGATTGAGCAGTGCTATCTTGAAGTCAAGGAACGCGAGAAGCTTGATGTCCTCTGTAAACTCATCGACATCCATAATCCTGATCTCGCAATGGTCTTCTGCAATACCAAACGCGCTGTTGATGATGTGACCCAGCGTCTCCAGGCACGTGGTTACTTTGCCGATGCCCTTCATGGGGATATGAAACAGGTCCAGCGGGATCGTGTCATGGGGAAGTTCCGGAAGCGTTCAATCGATATCCTGGTGGCAACCGATGTTGCAGCCCGCGGCCTTGATATCAGCGAAATAGATTTTGTCTTCAATTATGATGTCCCCCAGGATGTTGAATATTATATCCACCGGATAGGAAGGACGGCCCGTGCCGGCAGAGCCGGACGATCGATCTCCTTTGTCGCACCAAAAGAGATCTACAAGCTCCGCGAGATTCAGCGGTTTGCAAAGGTGAAGATCAACCGGCTTCCAATCCCAACAACAAGTGATGTCGAGGAGTCCCAGGCAAGCTCGCTCATTGAGCGGGTCAAGGATGTCAATGCAACCGGCCTTGGTGAGCGGTATATCCCGCATATCGAACAGGCACTTGAGGAAGGACTCACCTGTATTGAGATCGCAACCGCACTGATGAAGATCCATCTCTCCGGGCGTGCAGGCGACATCGGTGCCGATGGCAGTGATGCAGGGCCAATAGAACCTGGTATGGCACGGATACGGATCTCTATTGGGAAGGACAAGGATATCAGGGCAAAGGATATTGTCGGTGCGATCGCTGGTGAAACCGGGCTTCCCGGAAAATCAATCGGTGCAATTGAGATCTTTGATCATCACTCGTATGTCGATATCCCCGCAGACAAAGCGCAAGAAGTGATCAGTGTTATGAAAGATCGGACTATCCGCGGGTTTTCTGTTGAGATGACGAAGCTCGAGAGGAAGAAATAA